The following proteins are encoded in a genomic region of Micromonospora olivasterospora:
- a CDS encoding DUF4126 domain-containing protein, with product MFEVLTGTGLAASAGLNAYIPLLTMGLLARYTDLIELPSGWQWLGNGWVVVILAVLLAVEVVADKVPVVDHVNDVVQTVVRPTAGGLAFGAGSSSETVTVTDPGHFFSSSQWVPVVSGVLIALGVHTLKAAARPVINATTAGVGAPVASTAEDATSIVMSLVAIILPVLVLAFLVGLFLFLLWFLRRRKDRRRERRAARAAGFRV from the coding sequence GTGTTCGAAGTGCTCACGGGTACGGGCCTCGCCGCCTCGGCGGGCCTGAACGCCTACATTCCCCTGCTCACCATGGGGCTGCTGGCCCGCTACACCGACCTGATCGAGCTGCCCAGCGGCTGGCAGTGGCTCGGCAACGGCTGGGTCGTCGTGATCCTCGCGGTGCTGCTCGCCGTCGAGGTCGTCGCCGACAAGGTCCCCGTGGTCGACCACGTCAACGACGTCGTGCAGACCGTGGTCCGGCCCACCGCCGGCGGACTCGCCTTCGGTGCCGGCTCCAGCTCCGAGACCGTCACCGTCACCGACCCCGGCCACTTCTTCTCGTCCAGCCAGTGGGTGCCGGTGGTGAGCGGCGTCCTGATCGCCCTCGGCGTCCACACGCTCAAGGCCGCGGCCCGCCCGGTCATCAACGCGACCACGGCCGGCGTCGGCGCCCCGGTGGCCAGCACCGCCGAGGACGCCACCAGCATCGTGATGTCCCTGGTCGCGATCATCCTGCCGGTGCTCGTGCTGGCGTTCCTGGTCGGCCTGTTCCTGTTCCTCCTCTGGTTCCTGCGCCGCCGCAAGGACCGCCGCCGCGAGCGCCGGGCAGCGCGGGCGGCGGGCTTCCGCGTCTGA
- a CDS encoding polysaccharide deacetylase family protein — translation MNRTRVLPLVAILTALAGVLALLALPTPAAERGPAAIVWMPADAATPTPEAARPTPTSGAARPTATAEADAATATPEARPGSSDPRHRPPVVDHGPRTGNRVALTFDADMTDAMRYQLRSGAVRSYANAAIVDLLERQQVPATFFLTGKWVEEYPEMTRRLAANPRFELANHTYGHLAFTPDCYGLPTISRQRMAADVARTFDVIAPYGGRQTRYFRFPGLCHDQVALTALAPLGVTVVDGDVVSGDPFAKSWRPIVAAVLSRVRPGSVVVLHVTEANAPMTDEALPHILAGLAERGLTPAPLSEVLDPDQEQPIR, via the coding sequence GTGAACCGCACTCGCGTCCTCCCCCTCGTCGCGATCCTGACCGCCCTGGCCGGCGTGCTCGCCCTACTCGCCCTACCGACGCCCGCAGCGGAGCGCGGCCCGGCGGCGATCGTCTGGATGCCGGCGGACGCGGCGACGCCTACCCCCGAGGCGGCCCGGCCGACGCCGACATCCGGGGCGGCCCGGCCGACGGCGACGGCCGAGGCGGACGCGGCGACGGCGACGCCCGAGGCGAGGCCCGGTAGCTCCGATCCCCGACACCGGCCGCCGGTGGTCGACCACGGTCCCCGCACCGGCAACAGGGTGGCGCTCACCTTCGACGCCGACATGACCGACGCGATGCGCTACCAGCTGCGCAGCGGCGCGGTCCGGTCGTACGCGAACGCGGCGATCGTGGACCTCTTGGAACGGCAGCAGGTGCCCGCCACCTTCTTCCTGACCGGGAAGTGGGTCGAGGAGTACCCCGAGATGACCCGCCGCCTGGCCGCGAACCCGCGCTTCGAGCTGGCCAACCACACCTACGGGCATCTCGCCTTCACGCCGGACTGCTACGGCCTCCCGACGATCTCCCGCCAACGGATGGCGGCGGACGTGGCACGCACGTTCGACGTCATCGCCCCGTACGGCGGCCGGCAGACCCGCTACTTCCGCTTCCCGGGGCTGTGCCACGACCAGGTCGCGCTCACCGCGTTGGCACCGCTGGGCGTGACGGTGGTGGACGGCGACGTGGTCAGCGGGGACCCGTTCGCGAAGTCGTGGCGGCCGATCGTGGCCGCGGTGCTGTCCCGGGTACGCCCGGGCTCGGTCGTCGTCCTGCACGTCACCGAGGCGAACGCGCCGATGACCGACGAGGCGCTGCCGCACATCCTGGCCGGGCTCGCCGAGCGCGGCCTCACGCCGGCCCCGCTGTCCGAGGTACTCGACCCGGACCAGGAGCAGCCAATCCGGTAA
- a CDS encoding DUF1540 domain-containing protein has protein sequence MTASTERPRVRECVVAACAYNRRGDCHAFAITIGSSDHAHCHTFTTLPKPGGVDTLIAQVGACQREDCRHNSRLECHAPGIRVGPDNDLADCMTYDRR, from the coding sequence ATGACCGCGTCGACGGAGAGGCCCCGCGTCCGGGAGTGCGTCGTGGCGGCCTGCGCCTACAACCGGCGCGGCGACTGCCACGCCTTCGCCATCACCATCGGCAGCAGCGACCACGCCCACTGCCACACCTTCACCACCCTTCCGAAGCCCGGCGGCGTGGACACGCTGATCGCCCAGGTCGGCGCCTGCCAGCGGGAGGACTGCCGGCACAACTCGCGCCTGGAGTGCCACGCCCCGGGCATCCGGGTCGGGCCGGACAACGACCTGGCGGACTGCATGACGTACGACCGCCGCTGA
- a CDS encoding protein meaA, whose protein sequence is MDENALPGRLPERDRPWVMRTYAGHSSAAASNALYRRNLAKGQTGLSVAFDLPTQTGYDPDHELAAGEVGRVGVPVAHLGDMRALFDGIPLADMNTSMTINAPAMWLLALYGTVATEQGVELARCAGTTQNDIIKEYLSRGTYIFPPAASLRLTADVVAYALRELPRWNPVNICSYHLQEAGATPVQEVGFALATAVAVLDAVRDSGQVPAERMGDVVARISFFVNAGVRFVEEIAKMRAFGALWDEITRERYGVSDPKQRRFRYGVQVNSLGLTEAQPENNVQRIVLEMLGVTLSRDARARAVQLPAWNEALGLPRPWDQQWSLRMQQVLAYESDLLEYPDLFDGSHVMTALVDGIVAGARVELEKVLEMGGVVAAVESGYLKSALVASLADRRRRMEAGTDVVVGVNRFTETEPSPLTAAGAEAIEQVDPAGEAAAVAAVREWRAGRDGAAVAAALDRLRADAASSANLMPATLECVRAGVTTGEWAGALRQVFGEYRGPTGLAGAAGAGGGAGLAAVRERVVATARELGTGRLRLLVGKPGLDGHSNGAEQIAVRARDAGFEVVYQGIRLTAGEIVAAAVEEDVDLVGLSVLSGSHLAAVPAVLDGLRAAGRGDLPVVVGGIIPRGDAEALRAAGVARVFTPKDFALTDIIGDLVTVIREANALG, encoded by the coding sequence ATGGACGAGAACGCTCTCCCCGGCCGGCTGCCCGAGCGGGACCGCCCCTGGGTGATGCGCACCTACGCCGGGCACTCCTCGGCCGCCGCGAGCAACGCGCTCTACCGGCGCAACCTCGCCAAGGGGCAGACCGGGCTGTCGGTGGCCTTCGACCTGCCCACCCAGACCGGGTACGACCCGGACCACGAGCTGGCCGCCGGTGAGGTCGGCCGGGTCGGGGTGCCCGTGGCCCACCTCGGCGACATGCGTGCCCTCTTCGACGGCATCCCGCTCGCCGACATGAACACCTCGATGACGATCAACGCGCCGGCGATGTGGCTGCTCGCCCTCTACGGCACGGTGGCGACGGAGCAGGGCGTCGAGCTGGCCCGCTGCGCGGGCACCACGCAGAACGACATCATCAAGGAGTACCTGTCCCGGGGGACGTACATCTTCCCGCCGGCCGCGTCGCTGCGGCTGACCGCGGACGTCGTCGCGTACGCGCTGCGGGAGCTGCCGCGCTGGAACCCGGTGAACATCTGCTCGTACCACCTGCAGGAGGCGGGCGCGACGCCGGTGCAGGAGGTCGGCTTCGCCCTCGCCACCGCCGTCGCCGTGCTGGACGCCGTCCGCGACTCCGGCCAGGTGCCGGCCGAGCGGATGGGCGACGTGGTCGCCCGGATCTCGTTCTTCGTGAACGCCGGGGTGCGCTTCGTCGAGGAGATCGCCAAGATGCGCGCGTTCGGCGCGCTCTGGGACGAGATCACCCGCGAGCGGTACGGCGTGTCCGACCCGAAGCAGCGTCGCTTCCGGTACGGCGTGCAGGTCAACTCGCTCGGGCTGACCGAGGCCCAGCCGGAGAACAACGTCCAGCGGATCGTGCTGGAGATGCTCGGCGTGACGCTGTCCCGCGACGCCCGGGCCCGGGCCGTGCAGCTGCCCGCCTGGAACGAGGCGCTCGGGCTGCCCCGTCCGTGGGACCAGCAGTGGTCGCTGCGGATGCAGCAGGTGCTGGCGTACGAGTCGGACCTGCTGGAGTACCCGGACCTGTTCGACGGCTCGCACGTGATGACCGCGCTGGTCGACGGGATCGTCGCCGGGGCGCGGGTGGAGCTGGAGAAGGTGCTGGAGATGGGCGGCGTGGTGGCCGCCGTCGAGTCCGGGTACCTCAAGAGCGCGCTGGTCGCCTCGCTGGCCGACCGCCGCCGCCGGATGGAGGCCGGCACGGACGTGGTGGTCGGCGTCAACCGGTTCACCGAGACCGAGCCGTCCCCGCTGACCGCCGCCGGCGCCGAGGCGATCGAGCAGGTCGACCCGGCGGGGGAGGCGGCGGCCGTGGCCGCCGTACGCGAGTGGCGGGCCGGGCGGGACGGCGCGGCGGTCGCGGCGGCGCTCGACCGGCTGCGGGCGGACGCCGCGTCGTCGGCCAACCTGATGCCGGCGACGCTGGAGTGCGTGCGGGCCGGGGTGACCACCGGCGAGTGGGCCGGCGCGCTGCGCCAGGTCTTCGGGGAGTACCGGGGGCCGACCGGGCTGGCCGGCGCGGCCGGGGCAGGCGGCGGCGCGGGACTGGCCGCCGTGCGGGAGCGCGTCGTCGCCACCGCCCGCGAGCTGGGCACCGGGCGGCTGCGGCTGCTGGTCGGCAAGCCCGGCCTGGACGGGCACTCCAACGGCGCCGAGCAGATCGCGGTACGCGCCCGCGACGCCGGCTTCGAGGTCGTCTACCAGGGCATCCGGCTGACCGCCGGGGAGATCGTGGCCGCCGCGGTCGAGGAGGACGTCGACCTGGTCGGGTTGTCGGTGCTCTCCGGCTCGCACCTGGCCGCCGTGCCGGCGGTGCTGGACGGCCTGCGCGCCGCCGGCCGGGGGGACCTGCCCGTGGTGGTCGGCGGCATCATCCCGCGGGGCGACGCCGAAGCGCTGCGGGCGGCCGGGGTCGCCCGGGTGTTCACGCCCAAGGACTTCGCCCTCACCGACATCATCGGCGACCTCGTGACCGTGATCCGGGAGGCCAACGCCCTGGGCTGA
- a CDS encoding ABC transporter ATP-binding protein produces the protein MDDQLAISVRGLRKAYGDNVAVAGLDLAVSRGEVFALLGPNGAGKTTTVEILEGYRQRDAGEVSVLGSDPASPDPRWRSRVGIVLQGTGEFDELTVAEVVRHFAGFYPGADDPDKVIERVGLGAKARARTHTLSGGQKRRLDVALGIIGRPELLFLDEPTTGFDPEARREFWELIRDLAAAGTTIVLTTHYLDEAEALADRVGVIASGRLVEVAPPDLLGNRQEALATVSWRTPEGAVESAESATPTALVAELAARHGGEVPGLTVTRPTLEDVYLKMIGHR, from the coding sequence ATGGATGACCAGCTCGCGATCTCCGTACGGGGACTGCGCAAGGCGTACGGCGACAACGTCGCGGTGGCGGGCCTGGACCTCGCCGTCTCCCGTGGCGAGGTGTTCGCCCTGCTCGGCCCGAACGGCGCGGGCAAGACCACGACCGTGGAGATCCTGGAGGGCTACCGGCAGCGCGACGCGGGCGAGGTGTCCGTGCTGGGCAGCGACCCCGCCAGCCCCGACCCGCGCTGGCGGTCGCGGGTCGGCATCGTGCTGCAGGGCACCGGCGAGTTCGACGAGCTGACCGTCGCCGAGGTGGTCCGGCACTTCGCCGGCTTCTATCCGGGCGCCGACGACCCGGACAAGGTGATCGAACGCGTCGGCCTGGGCGCCAAGGCCCGGGCGCGCACCCACACGCTCTCCGGCGGGCAGAAGCGCCGCCTGGACGTGGCGCTCGGCATCATCGGCCGGCCCGAGCTGCTCTTCCTCGACGAGCCGACCACCGGCTTCGACCCGGAGGCCCGGCGCGAGTTCTGGGAGCTGATCCGAGACCTCGCCGCCGCCGGCACCACCATCGTGCTCACCACCCACTACCTGGACGAGGCCGAGGCGCTGGCCGACCGGGTCGGGGTGATCGCCAGCGGCCGGCTGGTGGAGGTGGCCCCGCCCGACCTCCTCGGCAACCGCCAGGAGGCCCTGGCGACGGTCTCCTGGCGTACGCCGGAGGGGGCCGTCGAGAGCGCGGAGAGCGCGACGCCGACGGCGCTGGTCGCCGAGCTGGCCGCGCGCCACGGCGGCGAGGTGCCCGGCCTCACCGTGACCCGGCCGACCCTGGAAGACGTCTACCTCAAGATGATCGGACACCGATGA
- a CDS encoding ABC transporter permease has product MTTTTKPAAPVAAAPARRLGPAALALRQGRLEITQFLRSRESVVFTLGFPIIMILIFASIFNGELGGGVKFTQYFVTGMIASGLMTVSFQNLGIWIPIERDRGVLKRYRGTPMPKWVWFAGKVIMVVAVGVLEIALLLAVSVALFDLRLPSASGWLTFGWVSVLGVTACTLCGIAISSLARTARSGSAVVTPVALVLQFISGVFFVFTELPSWMQQVAALFPLKWMCQGLRSVFLPESFGAREAAGGFELGRVALVLALWCVIGLVLCLTTFRWTTRRDG; this is encoded by the coding sequence ATGACGACCACCACGAAGCCGGCGGCCCCGGTCGCCGCCGCCCCGGCGCGTCGGCTGGGGCCGGCCGCGCTCGCCCTGCGCCAGGGCCGCCTGGAGATCACCCAGTTCCTGCGCAGCCGGGAATCCGTCGTCTTCACGCTGGGCTTCCCGATCATCATGATCCTGATCTTCGCCTCGATCTTCAACGGCGAGCTCGGCGGCGGGGTGAAATTCACCCAGTACTTCGTCACCGGCATGATCGCGAGCGGCCTGATGACGGTGAGCTTCCAGAACCTCGGCATCTGGATCCCGATCGAGCGGGACCGGGGGGTGCTCAAGCGCTACCGGGGCACGCCGATGCCGAAGTGGGTGTGGTTCGCCGGCAAGGTGATCATGGTGGTGGCGGTCGGGGTGCTCGAGATCGCCCTGCTGCTCGCCGTCTCCGTCGCCCTGTTCGACCTGAGACTGCCGAGCGCGAGCGGCTGGCTCACCTTCGGCTGGGTCTCCGTCCTCGGGGTCACCGCCTGCACGCTGTGCGGCATCGCCATCTCCTCGTTGGCCCGTACGGCGCGCAGCGGTTCGGCCGTGGTCACCCCGGTCGCCCTGGTGCTCCAGTTCATCTCCGGCGTCTTCTTCGTCTTCACCGAGCTGCCGTCCTGGATGCAGCAGGTGGCGGCGCTGTTCCCGCTCAAGTGGATGTGCCAGGGCCTCCGGTCGGTCTTCCTCCCGGAGAGCTTCGGCGCCCGGGAGGCGGCCGGCGGGTTCGAGCTGGGCCGGGTGGCCCTCGTCCTCGCCCTCTGGTGCGTGATCGGCCTCGTCCTCTGCCTGACCACCTTCCGCTGGACCACCAGGCGCGACGGCTGA
- a CDS encoding alpha/beta hydrolase: protein MVLRLTRRRLLLAGAGTATLAVGAGWTARELTRPRPGPAPALPDAPAGDERLVQRASATRGRSVDFWTAVPAGHSDGRGLPVCLVLHGASSTPRDFARFGLARFLTDAVRRGAPPFALAGATGGRLSWRRSGSDDPQRMVREELPAWCAERGFDTSRIAAWGWSMGGFGSLLLAETYPGWLRAVAAFSPAVRPGDAVFAGAQRLRGTPVGLWCGRQDGLLPEVRALARALPEPPALAEYADGRHNFVYWGTVVPTAFPFLAGALTPPRPGR from the coding sequence GTGGTGCTTCGACTGACCCGGCGACGACTGCTGCTGGCCGGGGCCGGCACGGCCACCCTGGCCGTGGGGGCGGGCTGGACGGCCCGGGAGCTGACCCGGCCCCGCCCCGGGCCCGCGCCCGCGTTGCCGGACGCTCCGGCCGGCGACGAGCGGCTGGTCCAGCGGGCGTCCGCCACGCGGGGCCGTTCCGTCGACTTCTGGACGGCCGTGCCCGCGGGCCACAGCGACGGACGGGGCCTGCCGGTCTGCCTGGTGCTGCACGGCGCGTCCTCGACCCCGCGCGACTTCGCCCGGTTCGGGCTGGCCCGGTTCCTCACCGACGCCGTACGCCGGGGCGCCCCGCCGTTCGCGCTCGCCGGCGCGACCGGCGGCCGGCTGTCGTGGCGCCGCTCGGGCTCGGACGACCCGCAGCGGATGGTGCGCGAGGAACTGCCGGCGTGGTGCGCCGAGCGCGGGTTCGACACCAGCCGGATCGCCGCCTGGGGCTGGTCGATGGGGGGCTTCGGGTCGCTGCTGCTCGCCGAGACGTACCCCGGCTGGCTGCGCGCGGTGGCCGCCTTCTCCCCCGCCGTACGGCCCGGGGACGCCGTCTTCGCGGGCGCCCAGCGGCTGCGCGGGACCCCGGTGGGGCTCTGGTGCGGCCGGCAGGACGGCCTGCTACCCGAGGTACGGGCGCTCGCCCGCGCGCTGCCCGAGCCGCCGGCCCTGGCCGAGTACGCCGACGGCCGGCACAACTTCGTCTACTGGGGCACGGTGGTCCCCACCGCCTTCCCGTTCCTGGCCGGCGCGCTCACCCCACCCCGCCCGGGCCGCTGA
- a CDS encoding 3-hydroxyacyl-CoA dehydrogenase family protein yields the protein MAGRLAVVGAGPMGSGIAQVAAQAGWQVTLRDLDDAATGRGLAGIRKSLEKFAEKGTIDRSEVEATLGRITPTTDLEAAADADIVVEAVFERLDVKHEVFRALNKICKADAVLATNTSAIPVTQIAAVTERPESVVGTHFFSPVPMMKLCELVRGYKTSDETLATAKAFAEGVGKTVVVVNRDIAGFVTTRLIAALVVEAVKLVESGVVSAEDLDTACRLGFGHAMGPLATCDLTGVDVLLHASKNIYTDTADEKFFPPELLQRMVTAGDLGRKTGRGFYTY from the coding sequence ATGGCGGGTCGACTCGCGGTCGTCGGGGCCGGGCCGATGGGCTCGGGCATCGCCCAGGTGGCGGCGCAGGCGGGCTGGCAGGTGACGCTGCGGGACCTGGACGACGCGGCCACCGGGCGGGGGCTGGCCGGCATCCGGAAGTCGCTGGAGAAGTTCGCCGAGAAGGGCACGATCGACCGCTCCGAGGTCGAGGCGACGCTGGGCCGGATCACCCCGACCACCGACCTGGAGGCCGCCGCCGACGCCGACATCGTCGTCGAGGCGGTCTTCGAGCGGCTGGACGTCAAGCACGAGGTGTTCCGCGCGCTAAACAAGATCTGCAAGGCCGACGCGGTGCTGGCCACCAACACCTCCGCCATTCCGGTCACCCAGATCGCCGCGGTGACCGAGCGCCCCGAGTCGGTCGTCGGCACCCACTTCTTCTCGCCCGTGCCGATGATGAAGCTCTGCGAGCTGGTGCGCGGCTACAAGACCAGCGACGAGACGCTGGCCACCGCGAAGGCGTTCGCCGAGGGCGTGGGCAAGACGGTCGTGGTGGTGAACCGGGACATCGCCGGCTTCGTCACCACCCGGCTGATCGCCGCGCTGGTCGTGGAGGCGGTGAAGCTGGTCGAGTCGGGCGTGGTGTCGGCCGAGGATTTGGACACCGCCTGCCGGCTCGGCTTCGGCCACGCCATGGGCCCGCTGGCCACCTGCGACCTGACCGGCGTGGACGTGCTGCTGCACGCCTCGAAGAACATCTACACCGACACCGCCGACGAGAAGTTCTTCCCGCCGGAGCTGCTCCAGCGCATGGTCACGGCCGGCGACCTGGGCCGCAAGACCGGCAGGGGTTTCTACACCTACTGA